From Plasmodium yoelii strain 17X genome assembly, chromosome: 11, a single genomic window includes:
- a CDS encoding protein CAF40, putative, whose translation MMNDNGLNNHKMNNTNNSGIGNNRNIMFQNRGGINQNSSNPNISIGASNNIHHITTQGNTNNNMIGQGINNYNVSSVNIHSMGNNIGMNHTKMNNNNNNGNTNNGNNNINNGEMGMTNNFNNVHANPGSSIRVAPNDDEEKKKIYQLIFDLCFSEKRESALLELSRKREKYHDIAPVLWNSFGTITTLLQEIVSIYPQLSPPLLTTSSSNRVCNSLALLQCVASHPETKQHFLNAHIPLFLYPFLNAESKNRPFEYLRLTSLGVIGALVKVDNPDVINFLLQTEIIPLCLRIMETGSELSKTVATFIVQKILIDELGLNYICATPERFYAVSTVLSNMVNALIENPSSRLLKHIVRCYLRLSENPRALEALKCCLPDSLKHVNKAFIPCLKEDPYTKKWLIQLLYNINNSEQTQNVPNHINALNNIHIHHVGPQTISTPHPVNSNNHINTLPKNNYNNIPPNINDTIIQENNNNVKNSNVGNKNNPNNYKDQTNTSNVGANSSNNNNNISNVANKPNHSKSEASNITPTMLSNNNQHNTNSQNTSTPNISNNPKTGSTNNDNITKNIAMSGNNNTSSINVGNVEASNTSNNAEIETVPTNASTNTPSTSANADTTVSSNNNK comes from the coding sequence atgatgaatgACAATGGTTTAAATAACCATAAAATGAACAACACAAATAATTCTGGTATTGGaaataatagaaatataATGTTTCAGAATCGTGGAGGAATTAATCAAAACTCTTCAAACCCCAATATTTCAATTGGGGCatcaaataatatacatcATATAACAACACAAGGAAATACAAACAATAATATGATTGGGCAAGGAATTAACAATTATAATGTTAGTAGTGTTAATATACACAGTATGGGAAACAATATTGGAATGAATCAtacaaaaatgaataataataataataatggtaaTACTAATAAtgggaataataatataaataatggaGAAATGGGAATGacaaataattttaacaatGTTCATGCAAATCCAGGATCTTCTATTCGTGTTGCACCAAatgatgatgaagaaaaaaaaaaaatatatcaattaaTATTTGACTTATGTTTTTCTGAAAAAAGAGAAAGTGCATTATTAGAACTATCAcgaaaaagagaaaaatatCATGATATTGCACCAGTATTATGGAATTCTTTTGGAACTATAACTACCTTATTACAAGAAATTGTGTCGATATATCCACAATTATCTCCACCTTTATTAACAACATCCTCATCAAATCGAGTTTGTAATTCATTAGCTTTGTTACAATGTGTTGCTTCACATCCAGAAACAAaacaacattttttaaatgcaCATATTccactatttttatatccatttttaaatGCAGAATCAAAAAATAGACCATTTGAATATTTACGTCTAACGTCTCTTGGTGTTATTGGTGCATTAGTTAAGGTCGATAACCCCGATGTaatcaattttttattacaaacTGAAATTATACCCTTATGTTTACGAATCATGGAAACTGGAAGTGAGCTATCTAAAACTGTTGCAACATTTATtgttcaaaaaatattaatagatGAATTAggattaaattatatatgtgcaACTCCTGAAAGATTTTATGCTGTATCAACAGTTTTATCAAACATGGTTAATGCACTAATTGAAAATCCATCATCAAGattattaaaacatataGTTCGTTGTTATTTAAGATTATCAGAAAATCCAAGAGCTTTAGAAGCATTAAAATGTTGTTTACCTGATTCTTTGAAACATGTAAATAAAGCTTTTATTCCATGTCTTAAAGAAGATccatatacaaaaaaatggttaattcaattattatataatattaacaattCTGAACAAACACAAAATGTTCCAAATCATATTAATGCACTaaataatattcatattcATCATGTCGGACCACAAACTATCTCGACCCCTCATCCTGTAAACTCAAATAACCATATCAATACATTACCaaaaaataactataataatattccACCAAATATTAATGATACTATAATCcaagaaaataataacaatgtcAAAAATAGTAATgtaggaaataaaaataatccCAATAATTATAAGGACCAAACTAATACATCTAATGTCGGTGCAAATTcgagtaataataataacaacatTTCGAACGTAGCTAATAAGCCAAATCATTCAAAATCAGAAGCAAGCAATATAACACCCACTATGCTTTCAAATAATAATCAACATAACACAAATTCACAAAATACTTCTACACCCAATATTAGTAATAACCCCAAAACGGGTTCTAcaaacaatgataatataacaaaaaatattgcCATGTCAGGCAATAATAATACTAGCTCAATTAATGTTGGCAATGTTGAAGCTTCTAATACATCTAACAACGCAGAGATAGAAACAGTTCCAACAAATGCATCTACTAACACACCCTCTACTTCTGCTAATGCAGATACTACTGTGTctagtaacaataataaataa